One stretch of Corynebacterium imitans DNA includes these proteins:
- a CDS encoding PH domain-containing protein: protein MALEQFTGWTFISPCPIPSDIQDILAHGEQAIQAFKTIRDAAVFTNKRLIIRDAQGMTGKKVEMYSIPFKAVTMWSTENAGRMLDWNAELELWTNVGHFKINLGKEIDIRGIDRLIASCVFGAS, encoded by the coding sequence ATGGCTCTCGAACAATTCACGGGCTGGACCTTCATCTCCCCCTGCCCTATCCCCAGCGACATTCAGGACATCCTCGCCCACGGCGAACAAGCTATCCAGGCGTTCAAAACAATCCGCGACGCGGCCGTGTTTACCAACAAGCGCCTGATTATCCGCGACGCGCAGGGCATGACAGGCAAGAAGGTCGAGATGTATTCCATCCCCTTCAAAGCGGTGACCATGTGGTCGACCGAAAACGCCGGCAGGATGCTCGACTGGAACGCAGAACTTGAGCTGTGGACCAACGTCGGCCACTTCAAGATCAACCTGGGCAAGGAGATCGATATCCGCGGCATCGACCGCTTGATCGCCTCCTGCGTGTTCGGCGCGTCCTAG
- a CDS encoding methionine synthase, whose translation MNATAFGLGPLPGADLAQAADVVLSESPLPHIPQLPERGVGSDAIGRTTALLDIPIAPGPRGWRVAARKRADADRMARDLDALEVAWHGKTDTVKVQLVGPFTLAAEVEMPNGHRMITDDGALRDLTDALLEACAAHRSDVASRFGSTVLQLDEPLLPEVTAGTLKGATDYETIRAIHEPQETLARFGEHLLHTPKLLDDTPWLTVDPRTCDKDALARLLDQGSRIAIPTMAPRELYCVFDELQIDPARTVIDVYAEPADTLVATAANYRAAREMAEELSMEA comes from the coding sequence GTGAATGCAACTGCTTTTGGGCTTGGGCCCTTGCCCGGCGCGGATCTCGCGCAAGCCGCCGACGTCGTGCTTTCCGAGTCTCCGCTGCCGCATATCCCGCAGCTGCCGGAGCGCGGGGTGGGTTCGGATGCAATCGGGCGCACCACCGCGCTGCTGGATATCCCGATCGCGCCCGGGCCCCGTGGTTGGCGCGTCGCTGCCCGCAAGCGTGCCGACGCCGACCGCATGGCCCGCGACCTCGACGCGCTCGAGGTGGCCTGGCACGGCAAAACCGACACGGTCAAGGTGCAGCTGGTCGGCCCGTTTACGCTCGCCGCTGAGGTGGAGATGCCCAATGGACACCGCATGATCACCGACGACGGCGCGCTGCGCGATCTCACCGACGCGCTACTCGAGGCCTGCGCCGCGCATCGTAGCGATGTCGCCTCCCGCTTCGGTTCAACCGTGCTGCAGCTCGACGAGCCGCTGTTGCCTGAGGTCACCGCCGGCACGCTCAAGGGCGCGACCGACTACGAAACCATCCGCGCTATCCACGAGCCGCAGGAAACCCTCGCGCGCTTCGGCGAACACCTGTTGCACACACCGAAGCTTCTCGACGACACCCCGTGGCTCACCGTTGACCCCCGCACCTGCGACAAGGACGCGCTGGCTCGCTTGTTGGACCAGGGCAGCCGCATCGCGATCCCGACAATGGCGCCGCGCGAGCTCTACTGCGTCTTCGACGAGCTGCAGATCGACCCGGCGCGCACCGTGATCGACGTGTATGCGGAGCCAGCGGACACGCTGGTTGCTACCGCGGCGAACTACCGTGCGGCCCGTGAGATGGCGGAAGAACTTAGCATGGAGGCATGA